The region GGTGGGCGTAGTACGAGGTCCAGCCACCACCGTGGTCGATCTTGACCAGGTTGCCGTAACCGTTGGTCGAGCCCTGGTGGGCGGAGATGACCACGGTGCCGGCCGCGGCGGCGACCACGGTGTCACCCTTGTCGGCGTCGGGCGTGCTGCCTCGGTTGAAGTCGATCTCCCACGCCCTGTGGGCGCTGCTCCCACTGTTGTTGCCCGTCCAGGTCTGGCCGCACGGGAACGGGAGCTGGAAGCTCGGGGCGGCCAGGGTCGAGACCGGCGGGACGTCCACCTGGTTCGGCGGGTTGCCCATCTCCCCCTCGTCCTCCTTCGGCGAAGGCGATGCCGAAGGGGTCGGGGTCGGGGCGGCCCACGCCGCCGTCGCGATCGAGCTCGTGGCGAGGCTGAAGAACAGGGCAACCCCGGCCGTAAGCACCCCTCTGGGTCTCATGCGGATACCTTTCTGCGCGCGCCAGGAGGGGGTGGTCCCCGCCCGGCACCGCGAACTGTCCGTTGGATCTTTCGAAGCGCTCTTGCTGGGGACCAAGATTGCGAGTACTGCATACAAATAACATCCAAAATCGGTATAAAGGCCCTTCCAGCTTGATACGCCTCACCCACGGGCGCCCCGCCCGGCGTCCAGCTCAGGAGAACGCGCGGTCATGGTGGTTGAACAGCCCGTATTCAGTGTTCTCGGGCCGCTGCAGGTCCGGGGTCCTGAAGGGCCCCTTCGGATCGCGGGCAGGAAGCCCAGGCTCCTGCTCGCCTCGCTGCTGCTGGACGCCAATCAGGTGGTCAGCTCGGACGTGCTCGTCGAGGTGCTGTGGCCGCGGGTGCAGCCGTCGTCCGCCGTGGCCAACCTGCGCACGTACGTGAGCTCGCTGCGCTCGGCCGGGGTCCAGATCGTGGCCCAGGCCTCCGGCTACGCGATCGAGCTCGATACGGACCGGCTGGACGCCCTGCGGTTCGAGGAGCTGGTGACCGGGGCGCGGGCGGCGGGCCGTACCGATGAGGCCTTCGAGCACTTACGCCGCGCGCTGGCGTTATGGCGCGGGACACCGCTCGGCGACCTGCCCGCCAGCCCGCTGTGGGACGGGCGGCTGCGCGCGCTCACCCAGGCCCGGCTGGCCGCGGCCGAGGAGCTGGCCGAGCTGAAGCTGGCCCGCGGCGAGCACGCCGGCGCGATCGACGACCTGCGCGCGCTGATCGGCGAGCACCCCTACCGGGAGGATCTGTGGCAGCGGCTGATCCTCGCCCTGCACCACAGTGGCCGGCGGGCCGAGGCGCTGCACGCCTACACCACGATCAGGCGGCAGCTCGTGGACGAGCTGGGCATCGAGCCGGGGCAGGACCTGCGTGACGTGCACGCCTCCGTGCTGGCGGGCGACCCGGCGCCCGCGCCCGTGACGGCGGGCGACCCGCCTGCGGCGCCCGCCGCCGCGCCCCACCAGCTTCCCGCGGACGTGCCGGACTTCACGCCCCACCAGCTCCCGGCGGACGTGCCGGACTTCACCGGCAGGGCGGCGGACGTGGCGGCCCTGACCCAGGCCCTGTCGGCAGGCGAGCGGCCGCCGGACGGGCCCCCTTCGATCGCCGTGGTGACCGGGCCGCCCGGCGTCGGCAAGTCGGCGCTGGCCGTCCACTGCGCGCACGCCCTGCGCGCCGAATACCCGGCCGGGCAGCTCTACCTCTGCCTGGGCGGCACCGAGGCGACGCCGGCCGACCCCCTCGACCTGCTCGCCGAGGCGCTGCGCGCGCTCGGCGTCGCGGAGCCGGCCCTGCCGCCCACGCTGCGCGAGCGGGCCTCCCTGTACCGGTCCCTGCTGGCCCGGCGGCCCATGCTGGTCTTCCTCGACGACGCCGCCGACACCGCGCAGGTACGCGCCCTGCTGCCCGGCCACGGCTGCGCGGTGCTCGTCACGAGCCGGCGGCGGATCGCGGAACTGCCGGGCGCCCTCCAGCTCGAGCTCGACGTGCTGGCGCCCGCGGAGTCCGAGGAGCTCCTCGGCAAGATCGTCGGCGCCGAGCGGGTGGCCGCGGAGCGCGAGGCCGCGCAGGCGATCATGCACTCCTGCGGCCACCTGCCGCTGGCCGTCAGGGTGGCGGGGGCCCGGCTGGCCGGGCGGCCCGGCTGGCCGCTGAACGTGCTGCGGCAGCGGCTGGACGACGAGACGAGCCGCCTCGACGAGCTGCGCGCCGGCGACCTCGAGGTACGCGGCTCGTTCGAGCTCAGCTACCGCCGGCTCCCCGGCGACGCGGCCCTGGCCCTCCGCGCGCTCGGCCTGCTCGGCTCGCAGTCCGTGCCCGGCTGGGTGGCCGACGCCGTGCTCGACCGGCACCGGTCGGACACCGTGGTCGACACCCTCGTGGACGCCAACCTGCTGCGCCTGGCCGGCACCGACCCCGTCGGCCAGCCCCGCTACCGCCTGCACGACCTGGTCCGCTGCGCCGCGAAGGAGAAGGCGGGCGCCCCCACCATCGACGGCGCCGAACGGCACGCGCTCGTCAGGGTGCTCGGCGGCTGGCTGACCGCCGCCGAACACGCTGCCACGCAGCTGCCGACCACCCTGTTCGGGCTGACGTCCGACGGGGCGCCCCGCTGGAGCCTGGAGCGGGAGACCCTCGGCCGCCTGACCGCCGAGCCGCTGGCGTGGTTCGACGCCGAGCAGGACTCCCTGGTCGAGGCCGTACGGCTGGCCGCCGACGCGGGCCTGGCCCAGTCCGCGTGGGGGCTGGCCGCGACCCTGGTGCCGTACTTCGACCTGCACTGCCGCCTGGAGGAGTGGCAGACCACGCACCGCGTCGCCCTGGACAGCGCCCGCGCGGCCGGCGACCGCCACGGCGAGGCCGCCATGCTCCGCGGCCTGGCACAGGTCTGCGTCTACCAGGACCGCTACGCCGAGGCCGGCGACATGTTCCGGCGGGCGCGGGTCATCTTCCACGAGCTGGGCGACACGCGGAGCGAGGCGATCTCGATCTGCGGGCTGGCGGCGGTCAACCAGTTCTCCGGCCGGCATCTCAGGGCGCTCGGATCCTTCAGGCACGCGCTGGCCATGTTCCTGGCCATCGGGGACAGGAGCGGCGAGGCGTACGCGCGGCAGGCGATCGGGCGCGTCTACCTGTCGCTGCGCGACGTGCGCCAGGCCTCCAGGTGGCTCGGGGACGCCCTGCGGCTGGCCGAGGAGCTCGGCGACGCCCACCGCGAGGGCTGCGTGTCGATGCAGCTCGGCCGCCTGTACGACCTGGTCGCCGAGTCCGACCGGGCCATGCGCTTCCAGGGGCACGCGCTGGACATCTTCGAGGCTCTCGGGGATCGGCACTGCGGCGCGTACGCGATGCGGAACCTGGGCGGGCTCCAGGTGGCCAGGGGCGACCGGTCGGACGGCTCCGACCAGCTGGAGCGCTCACTGGTGATCTTCCAGCAGCTCGGGGACCGGAGCGGCGAGGCCGACACGTACCAGTCGCTGGGCGAGCTGTACCACTCGTCCGGGCGCTCCGTGCTGGCCCGCCACTACCTGCACCAGGCCCACGAGCTGCGCAGGGAGCTCAGCGAGTCGTTCGCGTGACGGCGGGGTGTCCGGCCAGCCACCGCTCCGTGGGCCAGCTCTCGAGGCGCCACGCGCTGTCCCAGAACATCCACTCGTACTCGGTGGCCCGGCAGAACGCCTCCTCCATCGCCCGGCGCGTCCCCGGGTCGGCGAGCTCGGCCAGCCGGTCCACGAGCGCCCTGGCCTGCTCCACCGAGGCCGCGAAGGACGGGTCGGAGTAGGTGGCGATCCAGCTCCGGTACGGGTGGTCGGCGACCTCCGCCGTGCGCTCGAGCAGCGCCGTGCCGACGTCCTGGTAGACCCAGAAGCAGGGCAGCACGGCGGCGGCGAGCACGGGCAAGGGGGCGGCCAGGGCCGTGGCCTGCAGATAGGAGGAGTAGGCCAGGCAGGTGGGCGAGGTGGCGACGGCTTCCGTCTCGGCGGCCGCCAGGCCGAACTGCTGCAGGTAGCCGGCGTGCAGGCCACGCTCGACGACCAGCGCCGTGTGCGCGCTCCGGGCGAAGAACGCGGCGTCGGCCGGGTCGGTGGCGCGGGCCGAGGCCGTCGCGAGCACCTTGGAGTAGGCCACCAGATAGCGGCCGTCCTGGACCAGGTAGAACGCGAAGCGGTCCCGGTCGAGGGTGCCGTCGCGGAGCGCGGTGTTGAACGGGTGGTCGTGGATCGCCTCGAGCAACGTGGCCGTGCGCATCCACATCTGCTCACAAAAAGTCACCGATGACGTCCCTTCGCTAGTGCGAACTAGATCAGGTTCGACGGGTGTGATCTCAGCCCGGCCTCCCGGGCACCCCGCGTCACGGTGAACGTTAGCAGAGGATCAGAAGCACCATCCATTGGTGTCGGGGGCGTGCCATTTGATGGCAATCCGTACCACCGCGCGATCACCGACGCCTCCACGTCGTGATCTTTGGAAACACCGCCTCCAGGATTGATCACGGACGTGCTCGGAGCGAGCCGGGGCCGGAACCGGCCGCCCGGTCAGCCTGGAGCCCGGCGGAGGCTACCGGCAGCGGTATCAGACGAGCCGGGTCAGGGTTGCGGGAGTCCCGTGTATCGAGGCGGCGACTGGTGTCGCCGACGCTGGTCGGGCGCGGCGAAGAGCTCGCCCGGCTGGTGTCGACGGTGTTGCAGCCACCGGCCGTGGCCCTCATCGAAGGGAAGACCGGTGTCGGAAAGACCCGGCTGGCCTCCAAGCTACGCGCGCGCGACTGGGCGGCACCGGTAACGGCGCCGGCGGGGCCGCGGGCGATCGCTGCGACAGCTCTCCAACGCCGGCGGCCGCCGCTCCCCCAGCACCGCCACGTCACCCGTGCGCAACCAGGTGAACGCCGCATCGTCCCACGACCCGCCGTCCACACCTACCCCCGACCCAGCAGCCCGCCGCCTCGCTCAGCGGCTGGTCGGATCAGGCCTCGGCCATGACCGCGCGGATCAGGGGGCCGCCGCTGACGGGTGATCCCGAGTGCGCGAGCGATCTCCTTGGGCGAGCCACCCTGGCCACGCAGCTCGCGTGCCTGTCAGAGGCGGAGGAGCCGCCCGTCTGAGCCTTCACCTCCTGGTATGTACGCTTACCGGTGTGACCCGCCGCCCGCACACCCGCCCTCCCATCCTCGCGGACGTGGCGAAGGCCGCCGGCGTGTCCGTCCCCACGGTGTCTCGGGTGCTGAGCGGGTCCGCGCCGGTGAGCGCCGACAAGCGCAGGCAGGTCCTACGCGCGATCCAGGAGCTGGGATACCGCCCTAACGCCGCGGCGCGCGCCCTGGTGACTGGCCGGCGCTCCATCATCAGCGTGCTGACCAGCGACACCACCCGATACGGTTATGCCAGCACGATACGGGGGATCGAGGAGGCCGCCCGCGCGGTCGGCCTGGTGGTCGCCCTGACGATGCTGGACGGCGACGACGAGGAGTCGGCGCGGGTGGCCGTGGACCTCGCGCTCGACCAGCCGCTCGCCGGGATGATCGTGCTCGAGTTCGATATCCAGGGCAGCCGGGCGCTGGCGGCATTGCCCGACACGCTCCCCGTGGCGGCGGTGTCCTCCGCAGGGCAGGGCAGGAGCGTCCCGCGCGCCTTGTTCGACGATCACGCCGGCGCGCGGGATGCGACGAACTACCTGCTCGGACTGGGCCATCGCACCGTGCACCACGTGGGGATACCGGCCTCCGGCCGGCCGAGCGGGCGGCTGCTGGGCTGGCGGGAGGCGCTGGAGGCGGCGGGAGCCCCGGTTCCGGAGATCGTGGAGAGTGACGGGACCCCGCGCTCGGGCCTCGAGGCCGGCGCGCGCCTGGCCAGGCGCGACGACGTGACCGCGGTGCTGTGCGGCAACGACGAGGTCGCCTTCGGCGTGATCAAGGCCTTGCAGGACGAGGGCTCGCGGGTCCCCGAGGACGTCAGCGTCGTCGGCTTCGACGACCATCCGCTGGCCGAGATCTGGACTCCTTCGCTGACCACGATGAGCCAGGACTTCGCCGAACTGGGGCGCATGGCGGTCGACTTCCTGCTCGGCAGGCTGGCAGGCGTGCCGGTCGCGGCGGCGCGGTCGACCCCGCGCCTGGTCGTGCGCA is a window of Nonomuraea helvata DNA encoding:
- the tenA gene encoding thiaminase II encodes the protein MTFCEQMWMRTATLLEAIHDHPFNTALRDGTLDRDRFAFYLVQDGRYLVAYSKVLATASARATDPADAAFFARSAHTALVVERGLHAGYLQQFGLAAAETEAVATSPTCLAYSSYLQATALAAPLPVLAAAVLPCFWVYQDVGTALLERTAEVADHPYRSWIATYSDPSFAASVEQARALVDRLAELADPGTRRAMEEAFCRATEYEWMFWDSAWRLESWPTERWLAGHPAVTRTTR
- a CDS encoding AfsR/SARP family transcriptional regulator, translated to MVVEQPVFSVLGPLQVRGPEGPLRIAGRKPRLLLASLLLDANQVVSSDVLVEVLWPRVQPSSAVANLRTYVSSLRSAGVQIVAQASGYAIELDTDRLDALRFEELVTGARAAGRTDEAFEHLRRALALWRGTPLGDLPASPLWDGRLRALTQARLAAAEELAELKLARGEHAGAIDDLRALIGEHPYREDLWQRLILALHHSGRRAEALHAYTTIRRQLVDELGIEPGQDLRDVHASVLAGDPAPAPVTAGDPPAAPAAAPHQLPADVPDFTPHQLPADVPDFTGRAADVAALTQALSAGERPPDGPPSIAVVTGPPGVGKSALAVHCAHALRAEYPAGQLYLCLGGTEATPADPLDLLAEALRALGVAEPALPPTLRERASLYRSLLARRPMLVFLDDAADTAQVRALLPGHGCAVLVTSRRRIAELPGALQLELDVLAPAESEELLGKIVGAERVAAEREAAQAIMHSCGHLPLAVRVAGARLAGRPGWPLNVLRQRLDDETSRLDELRAGDLEVRGSFELSYRRLPGDAALALRALGLLGSQSVPGWVADAVLDRHRSDTVVDTLVDANLLRLAGTDPVGQPRYRLHDLVRCAAKEKAGAPTIDGAERHALVRVLGGWLTAAEHAATQLPTTLFGLTSDGAPRWSLERETLGRLTAEPLAWFDAEQDSLVEAVRLAADAGLAQSAWGLAATLVPYFDLHCRLEEWQTTHRVALDSARAAGDRHGEAAMLRGLAQVCVYQDRYAEAGDMFRRARVIFHELGDTRSEAISICGLAAVNQFSGRHLRALGSFRHALAMFLAIGDRSGEAYARQAIGRVYLSLRDVRQASRWLGDALRLAEELGDAHREGCVSMQLGRLYDLVAESDRAMRFQGHALDIFEALGDRHCGAYAMRNLGGLQVARGDRSDGSDQLERSLVIFQQLGDRSGEADTYQSLGELYHSSGRSVLARHYLHQAHELRRELSESFA
- a CDS encoding LacI family DNA-binding transcriptional regulator, whose protein sequence is MTRRPHTRPPILADVAKAAGVSVPTVSRVLSGSAPVSADKRRQVLRAIQELGYRPNAAARALVTGRRSIISVLTSDTTRYGYASTIRGIEEAARAVGLVVALTMLDGDDEESARVAVDLALDQPLAGMIVLEFDIQGSRALAALPDTLPVAAVSSAGQGRSVPRALFDDHAGARDATNYLLGLGHRTVHHVGIPASGRPSGRLLGWREALEAAGAPVPEIVESDGTPRSGLEAGARLARRDDVTAVLCGNDEVAFGVIKALQDEGSRVPEDVSVVGFDDHPLAEIWTPSLTTMSQDFAELGRMAVDFLLGRLAGVPVAAARSTPRLVVRKSTAPPAG